A single region of the Lotus japonicus ecotype B-129 chromosome 4, LjGifu_v1.2 genome encodes:
- the LOC130714358 gene encoding sulfite exporter TauE/SafE family protein 3-like isoform X2 has translation MMAMDHESKRCSVAGRVLITFLLVVMISAPFTCSHASNETKRVDDANDHHAKVFYQHTWPGMKFGWKIVMGTIIGFLGSAFGTVGGVGGGGIFVPMLTLVIGFDPKSATAISKFMITGGAGATVMYNLRQRHPTLDLPVIDYDLALLFQPMLMLGISIGVAFNVAFPEWMITTLLIIFFTVISIKAFLKGVDTWKKETLVKKETKLNSQLNDIGRIEDATHDLQTGDRVTESHTNINQSRKKVSVIENIYWKELGILSSVWIMILALQIGKVPIAVGVSSYEAVLLYKGQRFIASKGDQQINWRIRQLILYGVCGLIAGIIGGLLGLGGGFILGPLFIGLGIPPQVASATSTFAMTFSASMSVVEYYLLKRFPIPYALYFVAVATVAALVGQHLVRKLIAILGRASVIIFILALTIFVSGVTLGGVGIANMIERIEKKEYMGFENLCSYGVRT, from the exons ATGATGGCTATGGATCATGAATCAAAAAGGTGTAGTGTTGCTGGAAGAGTTCTCATCACTTTTCTTCTTGTTGTTATGATTTCAGCCCCCTTTACTTGTTCTCATGCATCCAATGAAACCAAAAGGGTTGATGATGCTAATGATCATCATGCTAAAGTATTTTATCAACATACTTGGCCG GGGAtgaaatttgggtggaaaatagtAATGGGCACCATAATTGGATTCCTAGGATCAGCATTTGGCACTGTGGGAGGTGTTGGTGGGGGTGGCATATTTGTGCCAATGCTTACTCTCGTTATAGGATTTGACCCAAAATCAGCAACAGCAATATCAAAAT TCATGATTACTGGTGGAGCAGGAGCAACTGTTATGTACAATCTGAGGCAAAGACACCCAACCCTTGACTTGCCTGTGATTGACTATGATCTAGCACTTCTTTTTCAACCTATGTTGATGCTTGGAATCAGTATTGGAGTTGCTTTCAATGTGGCTTTTCCTGAGTGGATGATAACAACTCTGTTAATCATATTTTTCACTG TCATTTCGATTAAAGCATTCTTAAAGGGTGTTGATACATGGAAAAAAGAAACCCTTGTCAAGAAG GAAACTAAGCTGAATTCACAGTTAAATG ATATTGGAAGGATTGAAGATGCTACACATGATCTTCAAACAGGAGACAGAGTCACTGAGAGTCACaccaatatcaatcaatcaaggAAAAAA GTTTCTGTTATTGAGAACATTTATTGGAAGGAACTTGGAATTCTTTCATCTGTTTGGATCATGATACTTGCATTGCAGATAGGAAAA GTTCCCATTGCTGTAGGAGTGAGTTCATATGAGGCTGTGCTTTTATACAAAGGGCAGAGATTCATAGCATCCAAGGGTGATCAACAAATAAATTGGCGAATTCGACAGTTAATTCTGTATGGTGTTTGTGGCTTAATTGCTGGCATAATTGGTGGATTGCTTGGTCTTGGTGGAGGATTCATCTTGGGACCCCTTTTCATCGGACTAGGAATTCCTCCTCAG GTGGCAAGTGCTACTTCCACTTTTGCAATGACATTTTCTGCATCTATGTCAGTGGTGGAATATTACCTTCTCAAACGTTTTCCTATTCCTTATG CTCTTTACTTTGTAGCTGTAGCCACTGTTGCTGCACTTGTTGGGCAACATTTAGTGAGAAAGTTGATTGCCATACTGGGAAGAGCATCTGTGATCATTTTCATCCTAGCCCTCACAATTTTTGTGAGTGGAGTAACACTAG GAGGAGTAGGCATAGCAAACATgattgaaagaattgaaaagaAGGAGTACATGGGGTTTGAAAACCTATGCTCGTACGGGGTTAGAACTTAA
- the LOC130714358 gene encoding sulfite exporter TauE/SafE family protein 3-like isoform X1 translates to MMAMDHESKRCSVAGRVLITFLLVVMISAPFTCSHASNETKRVDDANDHHAKVFYQHTWPGMKFGWKIVMGTIIGFLGSAFGTVGGVGGGGIFVPMLTLVIGFDPKSATAISKFMITGGAGATVMYNLRQRHPTLDLPVIDYDLALLFQPMLMLGISIGVAFNVAFPEWMITTLLIIFFTVISIKAFLKGVDTWKKETLVKKETKLNSQLNDIGRIEDATHDLQTGDRVTESHTNINQSRKKVSVIENIYWKELGILSSVWIMILALQIGKNYTTTCSVLYWTLNLLQVPIAVGVSSYEAVLLYKGQRFIASKGDQQINWRIRQLILYGVCGLIAGIIGGLLGLGGGFILGPLFIGLGIPPQVASATSTFAMTFSASMSVVEYYLLKRFPIPYALYFVAVATVAALVGQHLVRKLIAILGRASVIIFILALTIFVSGVTLGGVGIANMIERIEKKEYMGFENLCSYGVRT, encoded by the exons ATGATGGCTATGGATCATGAATCAAAAAGGTGTAGTGTTGCTGGAAGAGTTCTCATCACTTTTCTTCTTGTTGTTATGATTTCAGCCCCCTTTACTTGTTCTCATGCATCCAATGAAACCAAAAGGGTTGATGATGCTAATGATCATCATGCTAAAGTATTTTATCAACATACTTGGCCG GGGAtgaaatttgggtggaaaatagtAATGGGCACCATAATTGGATTCCTAGGATCAGCATTTGGCACTGTGGGAGGTGTTGGTGGGGGTGGCATATTTGTGCCAATGCTTACTCTCGTTATAGGATTTGACCCAAAATCAGCAACAGCAATATCAAAAT TCATGATTACTGGTGGAGCAGGAGCAACTGTTATGTACAATCTGAGGCAAAGACACCCAACCCTTGACTTGCCTGTGATTGACTATGATCTAGCACTTCTTTTTCAACCTATGTTGATGCTTGGAATCAGTATTGGAGTTGCTTTCAATGTGGCTTTTCCTGAGTGGATGATAACAACTCTGTTAATCATATTTTTCACTG TCATTTCGATTAAAGCATTCTTAAAGGGTGTTGATACATGGAAAAAAGAAACCCTTGTCAAGAAG GAAACTAAGCTGAATTCACAGTTAAATG ATATTGGAAGGATTGAAGATGCTACACATGATCTTCAAACAGGAGACAGAGTCACTGAGAGTCACaccaatatcaatcaatcaaggAAAAAA GTTTCTGTTATTGAGAACATTTATTGGAAGGAACTTGGAATTCTTTCATCTGTTTGGATCATGATACTTGCATTGCAGATAGGAAAA AATTACACAACAACTTGCTCAGTGTTATACTGGACATTGAATTTACTTCAG GTTCCCATTGCTGTAGGAGTGAGTTCATATGAGGCTGTGCTTTTATACAAAGGGCAGAGATTCATAGCATCCAAGGGTGATCAACAAATAAATTGGCGAATTCGACAGTTAATTCTGTATGGTGTTTGTGGCTTAATTGCTGGCATAATTGGTGGATTGCTTGGTCTTGGTGGAGGATTCATCTTGGGACCCCTTTTCATCGGACTAGGAATTCCTCCTCAG GTGGCAAGTGCTACTTCCACTTTTGCAATGACATTTTCTGCATCTATGTCAGTGGTGGAATATTACCTTCTCAAACGTTTTCCTATTCCTTATG CTCTTTACTTTGTAGCTGTAGCCACTGTTGCTGCACTTGTTGGGCAACATTTAGTGAGAAAGTTGATTGCCATACTGGGAAGAGCATCTGTGATCATTTTCATCCTAGCCCTCACAATTTTTGTGAGTGGAGTAACACTAG GAGGAGTAGGCATAGCAAACATgattgaaagaattgaaaagaAGGAGTACATGGGGTTTGAAAACCTATGCTCGTACGGGGTTAGAACTTAA
- the LOC130713731 gene encoding sulfite exporter TauE/SafE family protein 3-like has product MMNEAESKSWNVKWVAGLRVLISFLLVVLLFSAPVTCSHQNADQNTTSASNKTSAFYEHTWPGMELGWKITMGTIIGFLGSAFGTVGGVGGGGIFVPMLTLIIGFDPKSATAISKFMITGGAGATVFYNMRQRHPTLDLPVIDYDLALLFQPMLMLGISIGVAFNVIFPQWVITTLLIVLFTGISIKAFLKGVDTWKQETLAKKEAKVNSQINDIERIEDATHDLQRGDRVNESHNKTSQSRKKVSVVENIYWRELGLLLSVWLLILALQIGKNYTTNCSVLFWILNLLQVPIAVGVSSYEAVLLYKGKRFITSKGDQKTNLQIHQLFVYCVLGLIAGMVGALLGVGGGFIMGPLFIGLGVHPQVSSATSTFTMTFSASMSVVEYYLLKRFPLPYALYFVAVAIAAALVGQHLVRKLIAILGRSSVIIFILAVTIFVSGISLGGVGIANMIERIEKKEYMGFENLCTYGDRTFQED; this is encoded by the exons ATGATGAATGAGGCTGAATCAAAAAGCTGGAATGTTAAATGGGTTGCTGGATTAAGAGTTTTGATCTCTTTTCTTCTTGTTGTTCTTCTCTTTTCAGCCCCAGTTACATGTTCCCATCAAAATGCAGACCAAAACACAACCTCAGCATCCAACAAAACCTCAGCATTTTATGAACATACTTGGCCG GGGATGGAGTTAGGGTGGAAAATAACAATGGGCACCATAATTGGATTCCTAGGATCAGCATTTGGTACTGTGGGAGGTGTTGGTGGGGGTGGCATATTTGTGCCAATGCTTACTCTCATAATAGGATTTGACCCAAAATCAGCAACTGCAATATCAAAAT TCATGATTACTGGTGGAGCAGGAGCAACTGTTTTCTACAATATGAGGCAAAGACACCCAACCCTTGACTTGCCTGTGATTGACTATGACCTAGCACTTCTTTTCCAACCAATGTTGATGCTTGGAATCAGTATTGGAGTTGCTTTCAATGTGATTTTTCCTCAGTGGGTGATAACAACTTTGTTAATAGTACTTTTCACAG GCATTTCAATTAAAGCATTCTTAAAGGGCGTCGACACATGGAAACAAGAAACCCTTGCTAAGAAG GAAGCTAAGGTGAATTCACAGATAAATG ATATTGAAAGGATTGAAGATGCTACGCATGATCTTCAAAGAGGAGACCGGGTCAATGAGAGTCACAACAAAACCAGTCAATCAAGGAAAAAA GTTTCTGTTGTTGAAAATATTTATTGGAGGGAACTTGGACTTCTTTTATCTGTCTGGCTCTTGATACTTGCATTGCAGATAGGAAAA AATTACACAACAAATTGCTCGGTGTTATTTTGGATACTGAATTTACTACAG GTCCCTATTGCTGTAGGAGTGAGTTCATATGAGGCTGTGCTTTTATACAAAGGGAAGAGATTCATAACATCCAAGGGTGATCAGAAAACAAATTTGCAAATTCACCAGTTATTTGTGTACTGTGTTCTTGGCTTAATTGCTGGTATGGTTGGTGCCTTGCTTGGTGTTGGTGGAGGATTCATCATGGGCCCCCTTTTCATTGGACTAGGAGTTCATCCCCAG GTGTCAAGTGCTACATCCACTTTTACAATGACATTTTCTGCATCTATGTCAGTGGTGGAATATTACCTTCTGAAACGTTTTCCTCTTCCTTATG CTCTTTACTTTGTAGCTGTAGCCATTGCTGCTGCACTTGTTGGGCAGCATTTAGTGAGAAAGCTGATTGCCATATTGGGGAGATCATCTGTGATCATTTTCATCCTAGCTGTCACAATTTTTGTGAGTGGAATATCACTAG GAGGAGTAGGCATAGCAAACATgattgaaagaattgaaaagaAGGAGTACATGGGGTTTGAAAACCTTTGCACGTACGGGGACAGAACTTTTCAAGAGGATTAG
- the LOC130709942 gene encoding sulfite exporter TauE/SafE family protein 3-like → MMAMDHESKRCVAERVLITFLLVVMISAPVTCSHSSNETKRVDDANDHHANVFYQHTWPGMKFGWKIIMGTIIGFLGSAFGTVGGVGGGGIFVPMLTLVIGFDPKSATAISKFVITGGAGATVFYNLRQRHPTLDLPVIDYDLALLFQPMLMLGISIGVAFNVTFPEWMITTMLIILFTVISIKVFLKGVDTWKKETLVKKETKLNSQLNDIGRIEDATHDLPTGDRVTESHTNINQSRKKVSVIENIYWKELGILSSVWIMILALQIGKNYTTTCSVLYWTLNLLQVPIAVGVSSYEAVLLYKGQRYIASKGDQQINWRIWQLILYCVCGLIAGIIGGLLGLGGGFILGPLFIGLGIPPQVASATSTFAMTFSASMSVVEYYLLKRFPIPYALYFVAVAIVAALVGQHLVRKLIAILGRASVIIFILAFTMVVSGVTLGGVGIENMIERIEKKEYMGFENLCLYGVRT, encoded by the exons ATGATGGCTATGGATCATGAATCAAAAAGGTGTGTTGCTGAAAGAGTTCTCATCACTTTTCTTCTTGTTGTTATGATTTCAGCTCCCGTTACTTGTTCTCATTCATCCAATGAAACCAAAAGGGTTGATGATGCTAATGATCATCATGCTAACGTATTTTATCAACACACTTGGCCG GGGAtgaaatttgggtggaaaataataATGGGCACCATAATTGGGTTCTTAGGATCAGCATTTGGCACTGTGGGAGGTGTTGGCGGGGGTGGCATATTTGTGCCAATGCTTACTCTCGTTATAGGTTTCGACCCAAAATCAGCAACAGCAATATCAAAAT TCGTGATTACTGGTGGAGCAGGAGCAACTGTTTTCTACAACTTGAGGCAAAGACACCCAACCCTTGACTTGCCTGTAATTGACTATGATCTAGCACTTCTTTTCCAACCTATGTTGATGCTTGGAATCAGTATTGGAGTTGCTTTCAATGTTACTTTTCCTGAGTGGATGATAACAACTATGTTAATCATATTATTCACTG TCATTTCAATTAAAGTATTCTTAAAGGGTGTTGATACATGGAAAAAAGAAACCCTTGTCAAGAAG GAAACTAAGCTGAATTCACAGTTAAATG ATATTGGAAGGATTGAAGATGCTACACATGATCTTCCGACAGGAGACAGAGTCACTGAGAGTCACaccaatatcaatcaatcaaggaaaaaa GTTTCTGTTATTGAGAATATCTATTGGAAGGAACTTGGAATTCTTTCATCTGTGTGGATCATGATACTTGCATTGCAGATAGGAAAA AATTACACAACAACTTGCTCAGTGTTATACTGGACATTGAATTTACTTCAG GTTCCCATTGCTGTAGGAGTGAGTTCATATGAGGCTGTTCTTTTATACAAAGGGCAAAGATACATAGCATCCAAGGGTGATCAACAAATAAATTGGCGAATTTGGCAGTTAATTCTGTATTGTGTTTGTGGTTTAATTGCTGGCATAATTGGTGGATTGCTTGGTCTTGGTGGAGGATTCATCTTGGGACCCCTTTTCATTGGACTAGGAATTCCTCCTCAG GTGGCAAGTGCTACATCCACTTTTGCAATGACATTTTCTGCATCTATGTCAGTGGTGGAATATTACCTTCTCAAACGTTTTCCTATTCCTTATG CTCTTTACTTTGTAGCTGTAGCCATTGTTGCTGCACTTGTTGGGCAACATTTAGTGAGAAAGTTGATTGCCATACTGGGAAGAGCATCTGTGATCATTTTCATCCTAGCCTTCACAATGGTTGTGAGTGGAGTAACACTAG GAGGAGTAGGCATAGAAAACATgattgaaagaattgaaaagaAGGAGTACATGGGGTTTGAAAACCTTTGCTTGTACGGGGTTAGAACTTAA